The nucleotide sequence TCCAATTAATAATATTTTTCATTCTGCAAAAAATTAATAAAAAGATAATTTGACTGTGGATTTTTAGAAATTAAAACAAAGTTCAACAATTAAATTAAAACAAAATTCGTCTATTTATTGCTCTCTCTAGAGAAATAAATTTATTTCTAACTTATGATATAGTCTTGCTTGTCGTAGAAAGGTTGTAGGCGTTTACGGAGATACGAGACTTTTTACGCTGGAAGCTGTTTGTTCAGGTTGTCCAGAAAGCGGAAAAATTAAAATACTTTTGATTTGTGGGTTTTTAATTAACTCTTTTAAGCGGCTTAATTGTTTATCAGTAATCGCAACTCCATTATATTTTTTGGCATAAATCAACTCAGTAGCAAAGTTAGCTTGATTATAAGCTTGAATAAAAACTCGGTCGACTTTCCAATTTTGCCAATCGGCCGCAAAATATTTTTTAGCCCAGTAAGGATTATGATGACAAATATCAAAACTTACTGAAGGGTTAGCTTTTTTCATGGCAGTAATCATTTGATTAACAAAGTTGGTTAAATTTTTAGTGCGATCAACGTTACCAGGTAAATCAGCATAATAACCCAGATAATCATCCCATTGCACAGCATCAATATTTGGATATTTTTCGACAAATTCTACTGAGATATCCCGAAAAAGATGAGCCACTTCAGGAATTTCTACATCCAAAACATAATGCTCAATCCCCGAGTAGGTTCTATCCACTCCCGGCACAATCCATTTTCGCCGAATCGCTAAATCAAAGATCGGACTATTTTTATCTATTTTTATTCCCTTCTCAAAATAAGCATAAACTTTCATGTTTTGTTTATGGGCCTCATCAATTAACCAGTTTAACCATTGATCGTTAAATTCATTGGGACAACTTTTAAAACCCAGAGTTTGTTGCATCACTTTGCTGTTATACATCGTACAGCCATTGCCCCAGACTCCATGAATAATAGTATTAATTCCTTGAGAATGATAATAACGGACTCTTTGTCGAATGGTTTGTTCGTCAGCATTATTGGTGACTTGATAACGACTTAAATAAATCCCTCTAATTTCTTTTTTTTCCCAAGAGGCTTTAGTCGCATCAGCCTGTTTTTTTTCTGGGTTTATGCTATTAGGAGAAGGTTGGGATTTAGCAATTGGTGTTTCTTTAGTACCTAATTTAGCCGCCTCAATAATTTGTTGTCCTTGAGGAGAGGTAACGTAACCTAAAAAGGCTTGAACAGCCGGCGTTGCTGGTTCTTTATAAACATAATATAAAGTCCGTTGATAGGGATAAGTCGCGGCTTCTGGAATAAGACCATCAATAGGAACAGTTAGCGCGGTAAATTGATTGACTACTTGAGAATAGGTTGCATAACTGATGCCATCTTTACCTAATGCTTTTAAAATTAATGTGGTAGAGTCTTGTTTAAGGGTGGTAAAATTAGCAGCATTACCAAAATTCCCGTTATTTAATACTAATTCTTGAAAACTTTGGCGAGTTCCACTTTCAGGAGGACGGTTAATAATTCTAATAGTAGCATTTCCCCCTTTTACCTCTGACCAATTGGTAATTTTTCCTTCAAAAATGTCCCTAATTTGCTCTTGGGTTAACCCTCGACGTAAAGGGTTATCAACGCCGATAATAACAGCGATAGCATCTTTAGTCACCGGAATTGCCACTAAACCTCGTTTTTTTTCTGCTGGAGTCAGAGGTCGAGAAATGGCGGCAATATTCGTTTTTCCCGCTAAAAGATTTAAGATTCCCAGATCGGAACCTTTGGCATCAGTATTAACAGTAGTATTGATGAAGGTTTTTTGAAAAGCAATTTTTAAAGCTTTATTAATCTCTACCATACTGGTAGAACCATTAATTCTGATTGTTGTACCATTGGGGACGGTTTTAGGATAGGGAAAACTCGGTATAGATTTGCTGGTTATGGGAGTAGGATTAGCCGTAGTTGGTAAACTCGGACTAGGAATAGAAATAGGAATATAAGCCGAAATAGGCGTAATAATTTTTTGAAGTTCAGGGAGAAGGCTATTAAGATTTAAATTGCCTTTGACAATAAACCACCAGTAACCTCCCCCCAAGATGGCACAAGTCATCAAAAAATTGAGACAGCCATTGGATTTTTTATTTTTGCGTGGCATAGTAAAACCTGGATAGATTTTAATAGAATTTTTTTCTTAAAGAGACCCCCGAATTTCTGATTTAACATAAGTTATAGCTAC is from Gloeothece verrucosa PCC 7822 and encodes:
- a CDS encoding family 10 glycosylhydrolase, whose amino-acid sequence is MIEAAKLGTKETPIAKSQPSPNSINPEKKQADATKASWEKKEIRGIYLSRYQVTNNADEQTIRQRVRYYHSQGINTIIHGVWGNGCTMYNSKVMQQTLGFKSCPNEFNDQWLNWLIDEAHKQNMKVYAYFEKGIKIDKNSPIFDLAIRRKWIVPGVDRTYSGIEHYVLDVEIPEVAHLFRDISVEFVEKYPNIDAVQWDDYLGYYADLPGNVDRTKNLTNFVNQMITAMKKANPSVSFDICHHNPYWAKKYFAADWQNWKVDRVFIQAYNQANFATELIYAKKYNGVAITDKQLSRLKELIKNPQIKSILIFPLSGQPEQTASSVKSLVSP